The Vicia villosa cultivar HV-30 ecotype Madison, WI unplaced genomic scaffold, Vvil1.0 ctg.000339F_1_1, whole genome shotgun sequence genomic sequence CCTACTCTCCTAGAGGTTATCTTCTCTCTCAATCCAAGTATATTGCCAACATTCTTGATCAAAGTCGCCTTTCTGATACCAAAGTAGCagatagtcctcttgagttgaaTGTGAAATATGCTCTATCTGATGGTGTTCCCCTTCCAGATCCCACCATATATCGTACATTGGTTGGCAGTTTAGTGTATCTTACAATTACTAGACCAGATATTGCTTATGCTGTGCATGTTGTTAGTCAGTTTGTTGTCTCTCCTACTACATTGCATTGGGCAGTTGTTCTTCGCATATGTCGTTATCTTCGTGGAACCCAATTTCAGAGCCTTCTTTTTCCCTCATCGTCATCATTGGAACTACGTGCTTATTCTGATGCTGATTGGGCCGGAGACCCCACGAATCGTAAGTCTACTACAGGATTTTGTGTCTTTCTTGGAGACTCTCTTATTTCTTGGAAGAGTAAGAAACAAGATATTGTATCTCGTTCTTCTACAGAAGCTGAGTATCGTGCTATGGCATCCACCACTACTGAAATAGTTTGGTTGCGTTGGTTACTTTCTGATATGGGTGTCACTCTTTCTAAACCAACTCCTATGTATTGTGATAACAAAAGTGCTGTTCAAATTGCCCACAACTCTGTCTTTCATGAacgaaccaaacatattgagattgatTGTCACTTCACTCGTCATCATCTTCAGCACGGGACAATTACTCTATCGTTCGTCTCGTCCGCTCTACAGATTGCTGATTTGTTTACGAAGACGCATTCCATTAAACGTTTTCGTTTTTTGATTGACAAACTCTCGATGCTCTCTGCTAATGCATCTTGAGTTTGAGGGGAGAtgttggttattattattattattgttatatttgtTTATTGTATCTTTGTTAGGGTAATTCGGTCTTTTCTAACTTTTAGTATTTATACTCTGGTGTAACCCTTACTCTTAGGTTTTTGTTCATTCTATTGAAACCCTAAGCTAAAGGGTGTTTTTCCTTTTTCTATGTTTACATATGTTCACTATTGTTAACAGAATGGAGTGAAGTGTTTCGGGACGACAtgtatgtaaaaaaaattagagtTTATATAATTTGTATTTTTGTAGATCATGAAAGTTtatcattcaaatatttttagtttttaaagtAATATAACTATTGAAATTTAGAGAGAATTAAAATGATCATGatgaatttgaaaaatgattctcATAATTTATTCTTATACAAGTGTGAGAAACACCATAAGTTTCTTATATACATACTCACAGCATAACATAGCTTGAGCATTTTGAttgtcaaaatttaaaaaaaaaaagaaagtgatTTTAGGCTCTTTACTGTTGGGATAATTAGGATTTTCAATTAAGATGAGAAAGAAGAttatgagagaaaagagagaaaactgTATTTTGATTTTGTAAAGTTGTTATCCCTAAAACTATTAAGTGTTTGTTGTAAAACTGTTACAATAGCATGCTTATTTATAGGCGATCAAGACCGAATCTCAAAACTTACAATTAAAGTCCAAAATATACGAAGTTACGTTTTGGCTTCGGCGTAAAAGCTAAATATAGTATTTGACTTTGTCTAATACAGCTAGTTGACTTCTACTACTTAATCTAGGTCGAACACACCTGTGTCGAATGCCGACTTTCTACAAAACAATGAATTACAACTTCTAACACATCGCCTAATTCATGTTTTCGAGACTTCTCATTCCAATGTTTTTCTTCAACTCATCGAACATGACTTTCTTTGGGGGTTTAATGAGTTTATCAGATAGTTGTCATTTTGTCTTGCAATGCTCAAGTTCAAGCTTCCCTTTATTTACTTGATCCCTAAGAAAATGATACATTCTCTCTATGTATTTACTTTGACCATGACACATGGGATGATTGGCTAGGTCCATAGCTCACTTGTGATCTACAAATAGCTTCATTTTCTTAGGTTCCATGATCTTGAGCTCTTCTAGCATCATCTCTATCCACACTGCTTGATATGTTTTATACGATGCATCCATGTACTCAGATTCACATGATGACAAAGCCACAATGCTATGGTTCCTTGAGCTCAAAGAGTTTGGAGCaccttctgaaggatagaaaaacacttagaaatggggggtttgaataagtgtagtttcaaaactcgtaagataaaaataatttgcacaagtatttttatcctggttcgttgttaactaaactactccagtccaccctatacaaggtgatttacctcaactgaggatttaatccactaatcacacgagattacaatggttttccacttagacaacttctaagtcttctagagtcttctgatcacaacttgatcactctaggaacaactgcttagagaccttctaagacttctctagagtatactgatcacaacccgatcactctagtcctttacaaattaatgtaaacaaattctaagagtattacaattgcttcttaaaagcgataatcacaaactgtgatatttctcttacagatttaagcttagactcactaaagtattacaacagtaatgtagtgagctttgatgaagatgaagtttctgagctttgagttgaacagcgtttcagcaagttaatattcacagaaattgtcaagaattcggtaaccttgcttctcatcagaacttcatttatataggcgtttgagaagatgatcgttgggagcatttaatgctttacgtattctgtacagcattgcatttaatgtttcactgttttgtcaactacctcgagccttgcttttgctgtgactactgacattgcctttaatagcttctaacgttccttttgtcagtcagcgtagcctgccatctagtacttgattctgatttgttctttgtaaatactacgttgaaaatcatcagagtacaaacagcttggtgcagagcatcttctgatcttctgatcttgatatgcttctgagcgtgattccatgacttcagtgcttctgcttctgaactcaagttcttctgatgcttctaatagaccatgttttgattctgcttgaccatcttctgatgtcttgccagaccatgtgctgaagttgcatactgaaccttctgagtcaaagcttcttagcgctgatttgtgcatactctttatatatttcctgaaaaggaaattgcataggattagagtaccacattatcttgagcaaaattcatatacattgttatcatcaaaactaagattattgatcagaacaattcttgttctaacaccttcGATCATGAATATGTAGCTTGCAGTACTCTTTTTCTCGAATTGATGTCCACAGAAATCTGAATAGTGTATCAATATACCTCTGCATCTGTGTTCGTCTTCTTTTGTCTTGGCATCAACACAATATGATCAATCATACCCTTTATGTATCTCAGCACCGTTTTCTCTACAATGAGATGACATTTTTGGGTTTCTCCAAGAATATACTTCACAATCTGACACTTTGACAAATATCTATTATAGTGTTGCAAAGATACCTCTAGGATCCAATGATTTTTTTTGTACAGTGTTGCACTTAAAAACTCATCATTTGTCTCCTTCTTCAACTTTGCTTCAGTTTCTAATGGTGTGGCAACTGCATTACAATTGTTCATCTTGAACCTGCTTAAGATATCTTGAGCATACTTTTTGTGGTGCAAGAGCAATCCTTCACATGTGTCTTTGAACTCCATCCTTGAGAAATATGACAATTTCTCTAGGCCATACATTTCAAATTCCTGCATCAACTTCAACTTAACTATTCTTATATATGTTTCATTTGCACCTGTGATCAACAAATCAGCTAAATACAGGCATACAATGATTCGACTAACCTTGTTTGCATCATTGACTTACACTCAATTTTTAGAGACACACTTTTTGAAACCTACTTCGACTAAAAAGCTATATATTGTTTTACTCCAAGCTATTGGGGCTTGCTTCAAACCATTGGAGCCTTCCTCAATCTATACACCTTCGATCTGCTCTTTGATTATGAATCCTGATGGTTGACTGACATAGACTTTTTCTTCCAAAGGTCCATTCAGAAATGGTAATTTTGCATCCAACTGATGTATCTTCTACCCTCTATAAGATCTTGTTGACACAACAATCATGATTGTCTCCAACCTTGCAACAGGTGCATAGACTTCGTTGAAATCAATACCAGGTTTTTGCATAAAAACTCTTTTACAAAGTCACCATCTGTATCGATTGCTTGATTTAGGAATATCTCATATCCATCTAGCTTTGTCGACTTAATTCTTGTTCTTATCAATCTTCTGTCATTTTTCTTAGGAGGTTCTTCATTTCGATTGGTTGTGACTTTGGTTTGTTGGTCTTCTTCAAACCCAGTTGTGACTGTATCTGACTCTTGTCAAACTGACCCATGACTCCAATCCCACCCTTTTCTTTCATCCGCTAGAACATCTCTACTGATCACTAGTTTATCATTGCTTGGTGAATACAATTTGTATGCACCAATCAAATGATAACCTATGAGCACCATGGTCTAACTTTGATCGTCTAGCTTCTTCCTTAGTTGTACCGTTCCTGAAACATATTGATCCATAAACTCTAAGATGAGTGACATTTGGTGTATGTCCAGTCCAAGCCTCATAAGGTGTCTTTTCGACTATATTTTTTGTTGGACATCTGCTTATAATGTATACTGTTGTCGAAGCTACTTCATTCCCAAAATCTCTTTAGCATATCTTTAGTTTTCAACATGATCCTCATCATGTTCAGTACAATTTGGTTATTTCATTCAACTATACCATTGTGCTAAGGTGTATAGGGTGCAATGACCTCGTGATGTATACCTCTCGCATTGCAAAATCTAGAAAATTCTCGAAAAATGTATTCACCGCCACCATAAGTTTTTAGTTTCTTCAACTTGCATCCTCTTTGTTTCTCAACATGTAATTTAAACTACTTGAATTATGTGAATACCTCACTCTTCATTTCAATAAGGTAAACCCACGTATATATGATGAATTCATCTATGAAAGTTAGAAAATAACAGTTACCTCCGTTTGACCTTACTTCAAATGGTCCACACGCATCAGAGTGAACTAGCTCCAAGCCTTTTCTTCGACCTCATGGGCAAGTTATTTAACACCCTAGTTtgatttaattcttttatttgaattattgatgaatttatatattttatttgattattgtgtgtagtaattaaataattatggGTTATGAGGGTGTGTGACCTTGAAATGGGGGTGTTGAGAGAGAGAGTATAAGTTGTTTATATTAATttggaattattttaataattaaataatagtagattatttgatttatttaattaaaatttgaaaattgggGTATTTGGTAGAATATTTGATTAAtagattaaatcattaaaataaaatagaaatttaagGAAAGAGGCAGAGTAGTGATTTTGGGAGTGAGTGAGGATAGAATGGAGAAAACCAAATTATgagtttttgttattataaaaagaGGAGTTGAAATAGTTAGAGGATTTTTTTCAAAGTGAAAAAGATAATAATAGATAGCAAGAGCTTTTAGAGAGAGCTAGGGCTTTGGGAAGGAGATCACATAGATGGTTGTTTGTTGCTTTTGCTAGGAGAACTAGGTAATGGGGTATAACTACTTCTATGATGGGTATAATGCATGAGGGGTAGTATGAGGTGTCCTTAACCACCAATAGAACTTGTGTGAATCTGTCATGAGTTATTGTTGTTATGCGTCAATCTGAATTTTGATGATTGATTGAGATAATAATTCATTTTTCATGGATGAATTCGTGTTAATTGACTCGTGTAATAACctattgtgttttttttattgttcttCCATGGATGTGTTCTTGAAGCTTTTAAaaataaacctaaaaaatatgtTAATTGGTGTATATGATGTGGTGATAATGGAATTAAATGGTGTAtaaagttaaattttaaaaataagttattttggtATGTTAAGGTGTGATTGGATAGGATTTAAAAGTGATTAAAAGTTTATGAAACTTGAAATTCTGGAACTGATACAACATGTAATCGATTGGACTTCCCACGTAATTGATTGGTTCCTTTGAAAGCAGCAAAATTTTGGGCAGAAATCTTAGTGCAATCGATTGGTTCAGGGGGTGTAATTGATTATTTGAcccttaaaatttgaaaaaacagTAACAGGGAGCAGGGTGTAATCGATTGGTCCCAGAGTGTAATATATTGGTTCACTTGTTGTTTTGACCATAACTTAAGCTATGTGACTCCAAATGAGGCACAATTTGAAGCATTGGAAAACTAACGCAAAGCTTTATCCAATGGTGATGATTTAGGAGTTTAATTATGTATATATGAGTAATGGAGATGAATTCGTACGAATATGTGTGATGTGTTGTCATGTTATTTAAAGGTTAAATAATCATGAATCAACTGTGTTGTTTTATAATGTTGAGTGTTAATCCTATTGATTATGCTACTGTGTGGTTATATTTCGTGTTTTTGTTTAATATAAATATGATTGTTGAATTGTTTATTGATTGTATGAATATATATGTTGATGACTTGTGAATAATTATGTGAGTATGCATAATTTTTGTCGTTGTGGTGGTAGTTTCGAAGGGGGAACTACGTTGTTGTATGATGTTTATGTTTTGAAGGGGAGACATAAGCATGTTGGTTGTTGTTGCTGCATCAATTTTATGCCATACATCATTTTTTGTCGTTGTTGTGAAATAAGCGAATTACGAATCTAGAAGGGTGGATGAGTAACGTGTCCCGAACCTATAAGGGTGGGTTCAAGGTCTATAAAGGTGGACTTGGTTCGTGTGAAGAACCTTTTGATGAGATGGTACCACATGTATATGAGTCGATTTGATATCATGAGTCATTGCATACATATaatgattaatatttatttgtgatGTGTATGATGTTGAACTGGTGTGAGAATGGTCTTGTTTGATCGATGTGAAGTATGTGTAGATGTTTGTATTTTATCTTGCAGCGTATACCATTTTATTTATTGAAGTGAATTATCACCCCTTTTTCTTTGATGTTGTCCACCATGGAAATCTTGCAGATAATCATTATTAGAATCGCAGTTATGAGTGGAAGATAGCTAGTAAagcttattttattttagttcgtTTTTGTCTTAGAGGCTATGCTCTTATTATGTAACATTGGGAATGGGAacgtttagttttttttaattgagaATATTGTTAAAACTTTGATAAgtctcttgattttattttgaagttgATTACAAACATGTCTTGAAAGTTGTTTTTACgaaatattttgttgttatatGATTAAATGTGGAATTGTTTTGGAGTTGGTAGCATTTTAATTTCCGTATAATTCTTCTTATATAAGTATCGGGgttagggtgttacattagtggtattagaGAAGGTCGGTCCATCCGACCTAGTTTGGTAATGTTCTTTGTTCCCTGATATGCGACATCGGTATGAAACAATGTCAGTGCTCGTTTGTTTTTCTAACTGCTTGCcagcagaagtgggattgaaactagtagGGGAGAATTTTACTTCTCTGAGGTGTTGCAGGTGTGGAGAGTTGGTGCAGTGTGTAACTGATTGTAAGAGTGTAGGTGTTGTTGAGGCTCTATTATTTCCCGAACCCGAAGATAATGCGAATTCGAGATTCTTATATGTCGGTTAAGTTGAGATGTATTTAAGAAAGAAAGATCAGTTATTGGTGATGTTCGCTTCTATGAAAATGGAGAACGATGTGATGGCTAGTGATATGTCAATGGTGTGTGAATTTATTGATGTTTTTCCTGAAGATATTTGTGATTTATCACTAGAGCGTGAGGTGGAGTTTGCTATAGACTTAGTACCTAGTAGTAGTCCTGTTTTGATGTCTATGTATCGGATATCTGCTTCTGAGTCGAGTGAACTGAATAAGTAACTAGAGGATTTGATTGAGAATAAGTTCAATCAACCTAGTGTTTCATCGCGGGGTTCGTCAGTGttgttagtgaagaagaaagatggtAGTATGTGTTTGTGTGTCGACTATCgacagctgaataaagtcactatcaagaacaagtatccacgtccaagaattgatgatttgatggatcagctggtggGATATTTTGTTTTCACCAAAATAGATTTGAGGTTAGGGTATGATCAGATTCGTCTGAAATCACAGATATTCCAAAGATTGCATTCAGGACGAGATACAGTTATTATGAATATTTAGTGATGCTATTTGGTGTGTCTAACGCTCCTAGTGTTCATGGAGAATGTGAATAGGATTATTCATCTGTATTTGGATAAATTTGTGGTGGtgtttatcgatgatattctgaTTTATTCGAAGACTAATGAAGAGCATGCTGAACATTTGAGGGTTGTGTTGGAGATGTTGCAAGAGAAGCAATTGTATGCTAAACTGTCTAgtggaagtgagttttcttggacatgtgatttctagttGAGGAATATTTGTAGATCTGTCAAAGGTGGTGGTTGTCTTGCAGTGGGAGAGTCTGAAGTCTGTCACTGAGATTCAAAGTTTTATTGGGCTAGCTTGTTATTATCACAGGATTATCGAACATTTTTTTAAGTTGGTCTTACCGTTGACTCAGCTAACTATGAAGGGTCAAGCTTTTGTATGGGGCGCTAAGTGTGAAGAAAGTTTTCAATAGCTTAAGAGCAAGTTGACGTCGACTCCGGTGTTGATTTTGCCGAGCCCAAatgaatcttttgttgtgtattgtgatgcttctaagatggaaCTGGGAGGTGTGTTGATATAGAATGGCCAGGTGGTGGCTTATACTTTGAGGCAACTTacaattcatgagaagaattacc encodes the following:
- the LOC131626959 gene encoding uncharacterized mitochondrial protein AtMg00810-like, with amino-acid sequence MDYEETFAPVAKMTTIRTLIAVASIRQWHIYQMDVKNAFLNGDLQEEVYMVPPQGVSHNQGEVCKLKKALYGLKQAPPAWFEKFTTVITSIGFSSSDHDSALFVKTTCHGRILLSLYVDDMIITGDDMDGINDLKLQLAKQFEMKDLGTLRYFLGIEVAYSPRGYLLSQSKYIANILDQSRLSDTKVADSPLELNVKYALSDGVPLPDPTIYRTLVGSLVYLTITRPDIAYAVHVVSQFVVSPTTLHWAVVLRICRYLRGTQFQSLLFPSSSSLELRAYSDADWAGDPTNRKSTTGFCVFLGDSLISWKSKKQDIVSRSSTEAEYRAMASTTTEIVWLRWLLSDMGVTLSKPTPMYCDNKSAVQIAHNSVFHERTKHIEIDCHFTRHHLQHGTITLSFVSSALQIADLFTKTHSIKRFRFLIDKLSMLSANAS